A single Verrucomicrobiota bacterium DNA region contains:
- a CDS encoding RtcB family protein yields the protein MNTSNFTRQSEFAWRMEPTGKMRVPVVIYASEPLIADMDDKVYEQAVNVAMLPGIQKASFVMPDAHWGYGFPVGGVAAFDADEGGIVSAGGVGFDISCGVRTILTGLTRKDIEPVKKALADSLSRQIPAGVGSTGQVHLERPDMDAMLRGGAKWAVERGFGFLEDLDCIEERGCMKGAEPEHVSEQAKRRQKDEMGTLGSGNHYLEVQEVTRVDDERIADLYGVRQGEVVVTIHCGSRGLGHQIGTDYLKEMVMSAAHYGLDLPDRELASAPINSPTGEKYLGAMRAGINCALANRQILTHLARKVFAHHFPQAKLKLLYDVSHNTCKVEEHYLANQPRQLYVHRKGATRAFGPGHPDLPPDLREAGQPVLIGGSMGTCSYILAGTTESEYEAFSSAVHGAGRAMSRHQATRTWQGRQVIDELAGRGILIRSPSARGVAEEAPGAYKDVSAVVEAADHAHLARTVAKLEPLICVKG from the coding sequence ATGAACACTTCAAATTTTACCCGTCAATCCGAATTCGCCTGGCGCATGGAACCAACGGGAAAGATGCGCGTGCCGGTCGTCATCTATGCAAGTGAGCCGCTCATCGCCGACATGGACGACAAGGTTTATGAGCAAGCCGTCAACGTGGCGATGCTCCCCGGAATTCAGAAGGCGTCGTTCGTCATGCCGGACGCGCATTGGGGCTACGGGTTTCCCGTGGGCGGTGTTGCTGCGTTCGACGCCGATGAGGGAGGCATCGTGTCCGCTGGCGGGGTGGGGTTCGACATCTCGTGCGGCGTGCGGACGATCTTGACCGGCCTGACGCGGAAGGACATCGAGCCAGTCAAGAAGGCGTTGGCTGACTCGCTCTCGCGACAAATTCCCGCGGGCGTCGGCAGCACTGGGCAGGTGCATCTGGAGCGGCCGGACATGGACGCGATGTTACGTGGCGGCGCGAAGTGGGCGGTAGAGCGCGGTTTCGGCTTCCTCGAAGACCTTGATTGCATTGAGGAACGCGGTTGCATGAAAGGTGCGGAGCCGGAGCACGTTTCCGAGCAAGCCAAACGTCGTCAGAAAGACGAAATGGGCACGCTCGGCTCGGGCAACCATTACCTCGAAGTGCAGGAGGTGACTCGCGTTGACGACGAGCGCATCGCGGATCTGTATGGCGTGAGGCAAGGCGAGGTGGTCGTGACGATTCACTGCGGCTCGCGTGGCTTGGGCCATCAAATCGGCACCGACTATCTCAAGGAGATGGTGATGTCCGCTGCGCATTACGGACTCGACCTGCCCGACCGCGAACTCGCCTCCGCACCGATCAACTCGCCGACGGGCGAAAAATACCTGGGTGCAATGCGCGCCGGCATCAACTGCGCGCTGGCCAACCGGCAAATTCTCACGCACCTCGCGCGGAAAGTTTTTGCGCATCACTTCCCGCAGGCGAAGCTCAAGCTTCTTTACGACGTCTCCCACAACACCTGCAAAGTCGAAGAGCACTACCTGGCCAACCAACCGCGCCAGCTCTACGTCCATCGCAAGGGCGCCACGCGTGCCTTCGGTCCTGGTCATCCTGATCTCCCGCCCGATTTACGAGAAGCCGGTCAGCCCGTTCTCATCGGCGGCAGCATGGGAACGTGCTCATACATTCTCGCGGGCACAACCGAAAGCGAATACGAAGCGTTCAGTTCCGCTGTTCACGGCGCGGGTCGCGCGATGAGCCGTCATCAAGCCACGCGCACATGGCAAGGCCGCCAGGTCATCGACGAACTGGCTGGCCGCGGCATCTTGATTCGCAGCCCGTCCGCGCGCGGCGTTGCCGAGGAGGCTCCCGGTGCATACAAAGACGTGAGCGCCGTGGTTGAAGCCGCCGACCATGCTCACCTGGCCAGAACGGTGGCCAAACTCGAACCCCTCATTTGTGTGAAAGGCTGA
- a CDS encoding fructose-bisphosphate aldolase class I yields the protein MQTQEMETTARALVAPGKGILAADESLPTIEKRFKNIGVPATEENRRAYREMLFTTPKLGDFISGVILFDETLRQKAADGTPLVEVLKRQGIIPGIKVDKGAKALTGFPGEKITEGLDGLRDRLVEYVRLGARFTKWRAVIVIGASIPSRTCLESNAHGLARFAALSQEAGLVPIVEPEVLMDGDHSIERHFEVTEAILKAVFQSLFEHRVRLEAMLLKPNMVLAGKDCPQQAGVAQVAETTLRCMLRAVPAAVPGIVFLSGGQSDVLATKHLNALNQNQLAKAPWELSFSFGRALQAPALITWRGEAMSMKAAQDALHHRARCNSAARFGKYSEEMEPLAA from the coding sequence ATGCAAACACAAGAAATGGAAACAACGGCCAGGGCACTCGTGGCTCCGGGCAAAGGCATTCTCGCGGCGGACGAAAGTCTGCCCACCATCGAGAAACGATTCAAAAACATCGGCGTTCCCGCCACGGAGGAGAACCGACGGGCGTATCGCGAGATGCTTTTCACCACGCCGAAACTGGGTGACTTCATCAGCGGTGTCATTCTGTTCGATGAAACCCTGCGACAGAAAGCCGCTGACGGAACGCCGCTGGTCGAGGTGCTTAAACGCCAGGGCATCATTCCCGGCATCAAAGTGGACAAGGGTGCCAAGGCCCTGACCGGGTTTCCCGGAGAGAAAATCACCGAGGGCCTCGACGGTCTGCGCGACCGGCTCGTAGAGTATGTGCGATTGGGCGCGCGGTTCACGAAGTGGCGCGCGGTCATCGTCATCGGCGCGAGCATTCCCAGCCGCACTTGTCTCGAGTCCAATGCGCACGGGTTGGCGCGCTTTGCCGCCCTGAGTCAGGAGGCCGGCCTGGTTCCGATTGTGGAGCCAGAAGTCTTGATGGATGGCGACCACTCCATCGAACGTCACTTTGAAGTGACCGAAGCGATTTTGAAAGCGGTGTTCCAATCGCTCTTCGAACATCGCGTTCGTCTCGAAGCGATGCTGCTGAAACCGAACATGGTTTTGGCCGGCAAGGATTGTCCGCAGCAGGCTGGCGTAGCGCAAGTCGCCGAGACGACGTTGCGCTGTATGTTGCGGGCTGTGCCGGCCGCAGTGCCCGGAATTGTTTTTCTTTCCGGTGGACAAAGCGATGTGCTGGCGACCAAGCATCTCAACGCCCTAAACCAAAACCAGCTTGCAAAAGCTCCTTGGGAATTGAGCTTTTCTTTCGGTCGCGCGCTGCAAGCGCCAGCCTTGATAACCTGGAGAGGTGAGGCGATGAGCATGAAGGCAGCGCAGGATGCCCTGCATCATCGCGCCCGGTGCAACAGCGCAGCTCGCTTTGGAAAATATTCTGAAGAAATGGAACCGCTGGCAGCGTGA